A portion of the Pseudomonas sp. PSE14 genome contains these proteins:
- a CDS encoding NAD(P)-binding domain-containing protein has translation MYAIIGAGPAGLAAARQLQKYGIPFTGFELHGDVGGLWDIDNPHSTLYHSAHLISSKGTTQFDEFPMDMDVPPYPHHTQVLRYFHAYARHYGLHAHYRFNTRVTALLRQERGWRLRCERNGEVHEGLFDGVLIANGTLHTPNQPELPGEFTGEILHASQYRSADCFEGKRVLIVGCGNSACDIAVDAVHRARSVDLSVRRGYHFLPKFCLGRPIDTFGNLVRLPRPLKQRLDAALLRLLIGRPSDYGLPNPDHRLYESHPVVNSLVLHHLAHGDIRARRDVRSLEGQRVVFSDGERQEYDLILFATGYHLDYAFIDRALLNWPRDCAAPQLYLNAFHPQYDDLFMLGMLEASGLGWQGRAEQAELVALYIRQLAAGNPAAERFRHLKRMLAGQRIDGGYQYLPLERMAHYVDKDSYRRSVREHIAELRRDLPHTAPLQPLPAH, from the coding sequence ATGTATGCCATTATCGGCGCGGGTCCGGCCGGCCTTGCCGCCGCCCGCCAACTGCAGAAGTACGGCATCCCCTTCACCGGTTTCGAACTCCACGGCGACGTCGGCGGCCTGTGGGACATCGACAATCCCCACAGCACCCTGTACCACTCCGCCCACCTGATTTCCTCCAAGGGCACGACCCAGTTCGACGAATTCCCCATGGACATGGACGTCCCCCCTTATCCGCACCACACCCAGGTGCTGCGCTACTTTCACGCGTACGCACGGCACTACGGCCTGCACGCCCACTACCGTTTCAACACCCGGGTCACCGCCCTGCTCCGCCAGGAGCGCGGCTGGCGGCTGCGATGCGAACGCAACGGCGAAGTGCACGAAGGGCTGTTCGATGGCGTGCTGATCGCCAACGGCACCCTGCACACACCCAACCAGCCGGAGCTGCCCGGCGAATTCACCGGGGAAATCCTCCACGCCAGCCAGTACCGCAGCGCCGACTGCTTCGAAGGCAAGCGCGTGCTGATCGTCGGCTGCGGCAACTCCGCCTGCGACATCGCGGTGGACGCCGTGCACCGCGCGCGCTCCGTGGACCTCTCGGTGCGCCGCGGTTATCACTTCCTGCCCAAGTTCTGCCTGGGCCGGCCGATCGACACCTTCGGCAACCTGGTCCGCCTGCCGCGGCCACTCAAGCAACGGCTGGATGCGGCGCTGCTGCGCCTGCTGATCGGTCGCCCGTCGGACTATGGCCTGCCCAATCCCGACCACCGCCTGTACGAATCGCACCCAGTGGTGAATTCGCTGGTGCTGCACCACCTCGCCCACGGCGACATCCGCGCCCGTCGCGACGTGCGCAGCCTGGAGGGACAGCGCGTGGTATTCAGCGATGGCGAGCGCCAGGAGTACGACCTGATCCTGTTCGCCACCGGCTACCATCTGGATTACGCCTTCATCGACCGCGCGCTGCTCAACTGGCCCCGGGACTGCGCCGCGCCGCAGCTGTACCTCAATGCCTTCCATCCGCAGTACGACGACCTGTTCATGCTCGGCATGCTCGAAGCCTCCGGCCTCGGTTGGCAGGGGCGCGCCGAACAGGCCGAACTGGTCGCCCTGTACATCCGCCAGCTGGCGGCCGGCAACCCGGCGGCCGAGCGCTTCCGCCACTTGAAACGGATGCTCGCCGGGCAGCGCATCGACGGTGGTTACCAGTACCTGCCGCTGGAACGCATGGCCCACTACGTGGACAAGGACAGCTATCGCCGCAGCGTGCGCGAACATATCGCCGAGCTGCGCCGCGACCTGCCGCATACCGCGCCACTGCAACCGCTGCCCGCGCATTGA
- a CDS encoding spermidine synthase gives MSEEHRVEERLIVEERDAFGVIRVVENGDFRYLEFGDEVEQSCVLMQDPSWLEYDYSRAMLLGALCHARPRRALFLGFGAGSLTQACLKYLPLEEVEAIELRPSIPRLAREHLGLGDDPRLNLRIGDAVEELERCEPADLIFLDLYTDTGPAPAHIAWDFLGACRERLRPGGWLVINQWSTDDGRPLGAALLRGRFHRHYWECSVPEGNVIVFVPAELDQELNLRALKKRVASLEPKLGYPLRGYIDSLCPAQ, from the coding sequence ATGAGCGAGGAGCATCGGGTCGAAGAGCGCCTGATCGTCGAGGAGCGCGATGCGTTCGGCGTGATCCGGGTGGTGGAGAACGGTGACTTCCGTTACCTGGAATTCGGCGACGAGGTCGAGCAGAGCTGCGTGCTGATGCAGGACCCCAGCTGGCTGGAGTACGACTATTCGCGGGCCATGCTGCTCGGCGCGCTGTGCCACGCGCGTCCGCGCCGCGCGCTGTTCCTGGGCTTCGGCGCCGGCAGCCTGACCCAGGCCTGCCTGAAGTACCTGCCGCTGGAAGAGGTGGAGGCCATCGAGCTGCGCCCGTCGATTCCCCGGCTGGCTCGCGAGCACCTGGGGCTGGGCGATGATCCGCGCCTGAACCTGCGCATCGGCGATGCTGTCGAGGAACTGGAGCGCTGCGAGCCGGCGGACCTGATCTTCCTCGATCTCTACACCGATACCGGCCCCGCGCCTGCGCATATCGCCTGGGATTTCCTCGGCGCCTGCCGCGAGCGCCTGCGTCCTGGCGGCTGGCTGGTGATCAACCAGTGGAGCACCGACGATGGTCGCCCGCTGGGGGCCGCGCTGCTGCGCGGGCGCTTCCATCGTCACTACTGGGAATGTTCGGTACCGGAGGGCAATGTGATCGTCTTCGTGCCCGCCGAGCTGGATCAGGAACTCAACCTGCGGGCCTTGAAGAAGCGCGTGGCGAGCCTCGAACCGAAGCTGGGCTACCCGCTGCGCGGCTACATCGACTCGCTGTGCCCGGCGCAGTGA
- a CDS encoding POTRA domain-containing protein, producing MRKLATLTLLLATPLAWAERPIQLPGSDIEQTLPRPNLPGGELRPTAPKVTAPAPEAEQPGQILQKRIQLKRIEIAGGGHYPLSTWRPLLEPLTRRPVQVSELVAAAKAITQRYQNDGFFISFAYVPNQDFRGGVARIVLVEGHIRDVRSSGDLGAHQARVDRWIARLKAERPLTRESFERFSVLMSRVPGLQLTMALKPPTTNDGGAVLELAGQSKRFNTGANLDSRHGEQRGLLSAEVKSLLGWGEQLQFNYLYPPGEDHEYYRAWNYSQLLGDNGLQLTAGYSHYNSTPDDQLRLANGLVFARKRENERVNAGLGIPLVLRRDLTWDVNLRGYTVNDTSRYDLVVPNIPYRVEQKSKLRVVGVDTVVQQFATKRVRAGSLAVYQGLNGMGAETEKPIRKDFTRVLGYGAQQDQFTDRWQGVATAGFQWTDDVLPDSEQVTYGGANFGRGYPDDQATGDKGWGAAYEVNYSFLRQSVVLNQIQPYAVVDTARTHYTQDGLPDAKLGSAAIGVRLTNRKHYLVSLEVAKPIGDRALDNNERSPRLNFAFSYQIP from the coding sequence ATGCGCAAACTCGCCACCTTGACCCTGCTGTTGGCAACACCCCTCGCCTGGGCCGAGCGCCCGATCCAGCTCCCCGGCTCCGATATCGAACAGACCCTGCCCCGCCCCAACCTCCCCGGCGGCGAACTGCGCCCGACGGCACCCAAGGTCACCGCTCCTGCGCCCGAGGCCGAACAGCCCGGCCAGATCCTGCAGAAACGTATCCAGCTCAAGCGCATCGAGATCGCCGGCGGTGGTCATTACCCACTGAGCACCTGGCGTCCGTTGCTGGAGCCGCTGACCCGGCGGCCGGTCCAGGTCAGCGAACTGGTGGCGGCGGCCAAGGCCATCACCCAGCGTTACCAGAACGACGGTTTCTTCATCTCCTTCGCCTATGTGCCGAACCAGGACTTCCGGGGAGGCGTCGCGCGCATCGTATTGGTCGAAGGCCATATCAGGGATGTACGCAGCAGTGGTGACCTGGGCGCTCACCAGGCCCGCGTGGACCGCTGGATCGCACGCCTGAAGGCCGAGCGGCCGCTGACCCGCGAAAGCTTCGAGCGCTTCAGCGTGCTGATGAGCCGCGTACCGGGCCTGCAACTAACGATGGCGCTCAAACCGCCCACCACCAATGACGGCGGCGCAGTGCTGGAACTGGCTGGCCAGAGCAAACGCTTCAATACCGGCGCCAACCTGGACTCGCGCCACGGCGAGCAGCGCGGCCTGCTCTCCGCCGAGGTGAAGTCGCTGCTCGGCTGGGGCGAACAACTGCAGTTCAACTACCTCTACCCGCCCGGCGAAGATCACGAGTACTACCGCGCCTGGAACTACAGCCAGTTGCTGGGCGACAACGGCCTGCAACTGACGGCCGGCTACAGCCATTACAACTCCACACCGGACGACCAGCTGCGCCTGGCCAACGGCCTGGTGTTCGCCCGCAAGCGGGAGAACGAACGGGTCAATGCGGGCCTCGGCATTCCACTGGTGCTGCGCCGCGACTTGACCTGGGATGTGAACCTGCGCGGCTACACGGTGAACGACACCAGCCGCTACGACCTGGTGGTGCCGAACATCCCCTACCGCGTCGAGCAGAAGAGCAAGCTGCGCGTCGTCGGCGTGGACACCGTGGTCCAGCAGTTCGCCACCAAGCGCGTGCGCGCCGGGAGCCTGGCGGTCTACCAGGGCCTGAATGGCATGGGCGCGGAGACCGAGAAACCGATCCGCAAGGACTTCACCCGCGTGCTGGGCTATGGCGCCCAGCAGGATCAGTTCACCGACCGCTGGCAAGGCGTGGCCACGGCCGGCTTCCAGTGGACCGATGACGTGCTGCCCGACTCGGAGCAGGTCACCTACGGCGGCGCGAACTTCGGCCGTGGCTATCCGGACGACCAGGCCACCGGCGACAAGGGCTGGGGCGCGGCCTACGAGGTGAACTACTCCTTCCTGCGCCAGAGCGTGGTGCTCAACCAGATCCAGCCCTACGCGGTAGTGGACACCGCCCGCACCCACTACACCCAGGACGGCCTCCCCGACGCCAAGCTTGGCTCGGCCGCGATCGGCGTGCGCCTGACCAACCGCAAGCACTACCTGGTATCGCTGGAAGTGGCCAAGCCCATCGGTGACCGCGCGCTGGACAACAATGAGCGCAGCCCGCGCCTGAACTTCGCGTTCAGCTACCAGATTCCCTGA
- a CDS encoding collagen-like triple helix repeat-containing protein: protein MVQNVDVPLLGSGVTDGTGGVIQQVAAGVDHVGDGITDGLGNLANNPNAIGTTLAGPTNLVSHTGEAVSSLGGTVAAVGDGPLLASTPLNGVTGQLGGVVDGVGGQITMLGDSLTGAVTTGPLSQLTTQLSGTTANVVGTVENTTRTIGTTTGLAAPVNNLLTTVGTAVTQTGDQLSTQSPALAPVGGIVSNTGQVVTDAGGLVSGSTTGSNPVGGLIGGVTSTVGTVTGSLGGTTGSTSPVGGLVTGVTNTVGTVTGSLGGTTGTGGLLSGVTNTVSGVTGTGGLVAGAGVVSGSTTDGTGVAVGAGVGTTSGSTTQGGLLNTVGSTLGGLGAGLGVGVTTPQQ from the coding sequence GTGGTGCAGAACGTCGACGTCCCATTGCTCGGCAGCGGCGTAACCGACGGTACCGGCGGCGTCATCCAGCAGGTTGCCGCAGGCGTGGATCACGTCGGCGACGGAATCACCGACGGCCTGGGCAACCTGGCCAACAATCCCAATGCCATCGGCACCACCCTGGCCGGCCCAACCAACCTGGTGAGCCACACCGGCGAGGCAGTCAGCAGTCTCGGCGGCACCGTGGCCGCCGTCGGCGACGGCCCGCTGCTGGCCAGCACCCCGCTCAACGGCGTCACCGGCCAACTCGGTGGCGTGGTGGACGGCGTTGGCGGCCAGATCACCATGCTCGGCGACTCCCTCACCGGAGCGGTCACCACCGGCCCGTTGAGTCAGTTGACCACCCAACTCAGCGGCACCACCGCGAACGTGGTGGGCACGGTGGAGAACACCACCAGGACCATCGGAACAACCACCGGCCTGGCGGCACCTGTGAACAACCTGCTGACCACCGTCGGCACGGCTGTGACCCAGACCGGCGATCAGCTCAGCACCCAAAGCCCGGCACTGGCCCCGGTCGGCGGAATCGTCAGCAATACGGGGCAGGTGGTCACCGACGCAGGCGGCCTGGTCAGTGGCAGCACGACGGGCAGCAACCCGGTTGGCGGACTTATCGGCGGCGTCACCAGTACCGTGGGCACTGTCACCGGCTCCCTGGGCGGCACGACTGGCAGCACCAGCCCCGTTGGCGGACTGGTCACCGGCGTCACCAACACCGTGGGCACTGTCACCGGCTCCCTGGGCGGTACGACAGGCACCGGCGGCCTGCTCAGCGGCGTCACCAACACGGTCAGCGGCGTGACGGGTACCGGCGGACTGGTAGCGGGCGCCGGGGTCGTATCGGGCAGCACCACCGATGGCACCGGGGTCGCCGTGGGTGCAGGTGTCGGCACCACCAGCGGCAGCACGACTCAGGGCGGCCTTCTGAATACGGTCGGCAGCACCCTCGGCGGCCTGGGCGCTGGGCTGGGAGTTGGCGTCACGACTCCCCAGCAATAA
- a CDS encoding crotonase/enoyl-CoA hydratase family protein codes for MKPSSTPRITRERHDHVLLLGLNRVEKRNAFDLEMLNQLVLALGEYERDDQLRCALVFAHGDHFTAGLDLGDVSETFRTGWQLPDGAVDPWGTFGGPRLTKPLMVAAQGYCFTLGIELMLAADINLCASNARFAQLEVQRGIFPFGGATLRLHQVAGWGNAMRWLLTGDQFDAHEACRLGLVQEVTAPEELMPRALWMAQRVAAQAPLGIRATLASARQCLDEGELAAARELPAMASRLLSSEDAQEGFRAMQEKREGRFRGK; via the coding sequence ATGAAGCCGAGCAGCACGCCCCGCATCACCCGTGAACGTCATGATCATGTCCTGCTGCTTGGCCTGAACCGGGTCGAAAAGCGCAATGCATTCGACTTGGAAATGCTCAACCAGCTGGTGCTCGCCCTGGGCGAGTACGAACGTGACGATCAACTGCGCTGCGCCCTGGTATTCGCCCACGGCGATCACTTCACCGCCGGGCTCGACCTGGGCGATGTCAGCGAAACCTTCCGCACGGGCTGGCAGTTACCCGACGGCGCGGTAGACCCCTGGGGCACCTTTGGCGGACCACGCCTGACCAAGCCGCTGATGGTCGCGGCCCAGGGCTACTGCTTCACCCTTGGCATCGAATTGATGCTGGCGGCGGACATCAACCTCTGCGCCAGCAACGCGCGCTTCGCCCAGTTGGAAGTGCAGCGCGGCATCTTCCCCTTCGGCGGCGCAACACTGCGACTTCACCAGGTGGCCGGCTGGGGCAACGCCATGCGCTGGCTGCTCACCGGCGACCAATTCGACGCCCACGAGGCCTGCCGCCTGGGGCTGGTGCAGGAAGTCACCGCGCCCGAGGAACTGATGCCTCGCGCGCTGTGGATGGCCCAGCGGGTCGCAGCTCAGGCGCCGCTGGGCATTCGCGCCACCCTGGCGTCAGCCCGCCAATGCCTGGATGAGGGCGAGTTGGCCGCCGCCCGCGAACTGCCGGCAATGGCCAGCCGCCTGTTGTCCAGCGAGGACGCCCAGGAAGGCTTCAGGGCCATGCAGGAAAAACGCGAAGGACGCTTCCGCGGAAAATGA
- a CDS encoding class III extradiol ring-cleavage dioxygenase: MLPTLFISHGSPMLALDPGASDAPLKRLAHELPRPKAILVVSAHWETPDLRVTAATQPETWHDFYGFPAELYAVQYPAPGSPELAARVVELLAKDGLPATLDAERPLDHGTWVPLSLMYPQADIPVVQLSLPSRLGPQTQDRVGKALQALREEGILLIGSGSITHNLGELDWRAGPDVIEPWAKAFRDWMAERLAANDETALFDYRRQAPWAARNHPSDEHLLPLYFARAAGGTPMTVEHAGFTLGALGMDIYRFG, translated from the coding sequence ATGCTCCCTACCCTGTTCATCTCCCACGGTTCCCCCATGCTGGCCCTGGACCCCGGCGCCAGCGACGCCCCGCTCAAGCGCCTGGCTCACGAGCTGCCCAGGCCAAAGGCGATCCTGGTGGTTTCCGCCCACTGGGAAACCCCGGACCTGCGCGTCACCGCCGCCACTCAGCCGGAGACCTGGCACGACTTCTACGGTTTCCCGGCGGAACTCTACGCCGTGCAATACCCTGCTCCCGGCTCGCCGGAGCTGGCGGCACGCGTCGTCGAGCTGCTGGCGAAGGACGGCCTGCCCGCCACCCTCGACGCCGAACGCCCCCTGGATCACGGCACCTGGGTTCCATTGAGCCTGATGTACCCGCAGGCGGACATTCCGGTGGTGCAACTGTCGCTTCCCAGCCGCCTCGGCCCGCAGACGCAGGACCGCGTCGGCAAGGCACTGCAAGCCCTGCGCGAGGAAGGCATCCTGCTGATCGGTTCGGGCAGCATCACCCACAACCTGGGCGAGCTGGACTGGCGTGCCGGACCGGACGTCATCGAGCCCTGGGCCAAGGCCTTCCGCGACTGGATGGCCGAACGCCTGGCCGCCAACGACGAGACCGCACTGTTCGACTACCGCCGGCAGGCACCCTGGGCCGCGCGCAATCATCCCAGTGATGAACACCTGCTGCCGCTGTACTTCGCCCGCGCCGCCGGTGGCACGCCGATGACGGTGGAGCACGCCGGCTTCACCCTTGGCGCGCTGGGGATGGATATCTACCGCTTCGGGTAA
- a CDS encoding thiopurine S-methyltransferase: protein MQHEFWQARWARNEIGFHQQKVNPGLDRQWATLGVPAESQVLVPMCGKSLDMLWLAQWGYRVLGVELAERAAVDFFAGLGVEPEITEEGSLRRYRFERLEILQGDIFDVTAEQVADCCALYDRAALIALPEDMRVDYVAHLQRILPHQVRGLLITLEYPQAEMDGPPFAVLGDEVRRHFAQTWQVEELERVDVLAESPKFIKSGVSQLDEVVFALRRG, encoded by the coding sequence ATGCAACATGAATTCTGGCAGGCGCGCTGGGCGCGCAATGAGATCGGCTTCCACCAGCAGAAGGTGAATCCTGGCCTGGATCGCCAATGGGCGACCCTGGGCGTTCCCGCGGAGTCGCAGGTGCTGGTGCCGATGTGCGGCAAGAGCCTGGACATGCTCTGGCTGGCGCAATGGGGCTACCGCGTGCTGGGCGTCGAGCTGGCCGAGCGTGCGGCCGTCGACTTCTTCGCGGGGTTGGGCGTGGAGCCCGAGATCACCGAGGAAGGGTCGCTGCGCCGTTACCGTTTCGAGCGGCTGGAGATCCTCCAGGGCGACATCTTCGACGTGACCGCCGAGCAGGTGGCCGACTGTTGCGCCCTGTATGACCGTGCGGCGCTGATCGCGCTGCCGGAGGACATGCGTGTCGACTATGTGGCTCATCTGCAGCGCATCCTGCCGCACCAGGTGCGCGGACTGCTGATCACCCTGGAGTACCCGCAGGCGGAGATGGACGGCCCGCCGTTCGCGGTATTGGGTGATGAGGTGCGTCGGCACTTCGCCCAGACCTGGCAGGTTGAGGAGCTGGAGCGCGTCGACGTACTGGCCGAGAGCCCCAAGTTCATCAAGAGCGGCGTCAGCCAACTGGATGAGGTGGTGTTCGCGCTGCGTCGCGGCTGA
- the htpX gene encoding protease HtpX, with protein MMRILLFLATNLAVLVIASITLKLLGVDRFTGQNYGSLLIFCAVFGFAGSLVSLFISKWMAKMSTGTEIISQPRTRHEQWLLQTVEELSREAGIKMPEVGIFPAYEANAFATGWNRNDALVAVSQGLLERFSPEEVKAVLAHEIGHVANGDMVTLALIQGVVNTFVMFFARIFGNFVDKAILKNEDGPGIGYFVATIFAELVLGILASIIVMWFSRKREYRADEAGARLASSGAMIAALQRLRAEQGVPVQMPDSLQAFGINGNLKHGLAGLFMSHPPLEDRIEALRAAAR; from the coding sequence ATGATGCGCATCCTGTTGTTCCTGGCCACCAACCTGGCAGTTCTGGTGATCGCCAGCATCACCCTGAAACTGCTCGGCGTGGACCGATTCACCGGCCAGAATTACGGTAGCCTTCTGATTTTCTGTGCCGTCTTCGGCTTCGCCGGCTCCCTGGTTTCGCTGTTCATCTCCAAGTGGATGGCGAAGATGAGCACCGGCACCGAGATCATCAGCCAGCCGCGCACCCGCCACGAACAGTGGCTGCTGCAGACTGTGGAAGAGCTGTCCCGCGAAGCCGGCATCAAGATGCCGGAAGTGGGCATCTTCCCCGCCTACGAAGCCAACGCCTTCGCCACCGGCTGGAACCGCAACGACGCGCTGGTCGCGGTCAGCCAGGGCCTGCTGGAGCGCTTCTCGCCTGAAGAAGTCAAAGCCGTGCTGGCTCACGAGATCGGCCACGTGGCCAATGGCGACATGGTGACCCTGGCGCTGATCCAGGGCGTGGTGAACACCTTCGTGATGTTCTTCGCGCGCATCTTCGGCAACTTCGTCGACAAGGCCATCCTGAAGAACGAAGACGGCCCGGGCATTGGCTACTTCGTTGCGACCATCTTCGCCGAACTGGTCCTGGGTATCCTCGCCAGCATCATCGTCATGTGGTTCTCGCGCAAACGCGAATACCGCGCCGACGAGGCCGGCGCCCGCCTGGCCAGCAGTGGCGCGATGATTGCCGCCCTGCAACGCCTGCGCGCCGAACAAGGTGTGCCGGTGCAGATGCCCGACTCGCTGCAGGCCTTCGGCATCAACGGCAACCTCAAGCACGGCCTCGCCGGCCTGTTCATGAGCCACCCGCCGCTGGAAGACCGCATCGAAGCCCTGCGCGCCGCCGCTCGCTAA
- a CDS encoding pyridoxal phosphate-dependent aminotransferase: MQVTKSNKLANVCYDIRGPVLKHAKRLEEEGHRILKLNIGNPAPFGFEAPDEILQDVIRNLPTAQGYSDSKGLFSARKAVMQYYQQKQVEGVGIEDIYLGNGVSELIVMALQALLNNGDEVLIPAPDYPLWTASVALAGGKPVHYLCDEQAGWFPDIADMKAKITSNTKALVLINPNNPTGAVYSREVLLDIVELARQHNLVIFSDEIYDKILYDEAQHISTASLAPDVLCLTFNGLSKSYRVAGFRSGWIAISGPKHKAQSYIEGLDILANMRLCANVPSQHAIQTALGGYQSINDLVLPGGRLLEQRNRAWELLNDIPGVSCVKPMGALYAFPRIDPKVCPIHNDEKFVLDLLLSEKLLIVQGTAFNWPWPDHFRVVTLPRVDDLEQAIGRIGNFLKSYRQ; encoded by the coding sequence ATGCAGGTCACCAAATCGAACAAGCTCGCCAACGTCTGCTACGACATTCGCGGGCCCGTGCTCAAGCACGCCAAACGCCTGGAAGAGGAAGGCCACCGCATCCTCAAGCTGAACATCGGCAACCCGGCGCCGTTCGGTTTCGAGGCACCGGACGAAATCCTCCAGGACGTGATCCGCAACCTGCCTACCGCCCAGGGCTACAGCGACTCCAAGGGCCTGTTCAGCGCGCGCAAGGCGGTGATGCAGTACTACCAGCAGAAGCAGGTGGAAGGTGTCGGCATCGAGGACATCTACCTGGGCAACGGCGTCTCCGAGCTGATCGTGATGGCCCTGCAGGCGCTGCTCAACAACGGTGACGAGGTGCTGATCCCGGCGCCGGACTACCCGCTGTGGACCGCCTCCGTGGCTCTCGCTGGCGGCAAGCCGGTGCACTACCTGTGCGACGAGCAGGCCGGCTGGTTCCCCGACATCGCCGACATGAAGGCCAAGATCACCAGCAACACCAAGGCCCTGGTGCTGATCAACCCGAACAACCCAACCGGCGCGGTATACTCCCGCGAAGTGCTGCTGGACATCGTCGAACTGGCGCGCCAGCACAACCTGGTGATCTTCTCCGACGAGATCTACGACAAGATCCTCTATGACGAGGCCCAGCACATTTCCACCGCCTCGCTGGCGCCGGACGTGCTCTGCCTGACCTTCAACGGCCTGTCCAAGTCCTACCGCGTGGCCGGCTTCCGCTCCGGCTGGATCGCCATTTCCGGTCCCAAGCACAAGGCGCAGAGCTACATCGAGGGCCTGGATATCCTGGCCAACATGCGCCTGTGCGCCAACGTGCCGAGCCAGCACGCGATCCAGACCGCGCTGGGCGGCTACCAGAGCATCAACGACCTGGTCCTGCCCGGCGGGCGCCTGCTGGAGCAGCGCAACCGCGCCTGGGAACTGCTCAACGACATCCCCGGCGTCAGCTGCGTGAAACCCATGGGCGCGCTCTACGCCTTCCCGCGCATCGACCCCAAGGTCTGCCCGATCCACAACGACGAGAAATTCGTCCTCGACCTGCTGCTTTCCGAGAAGCTGCTCATCGTTCAGGGCACCGCCTTCAACTGGCCCTGGCCGGATCACTTCCGGGTGGTTACCCTGCCCCGTGTCGATGACCTGGAACAGGCCATTGGCCGTATCGGCAACTTCCTGAAAAGCTATCGCCAATAA
- the msrB gene encoding peptide-methionine (R)-S-oxide reductase MsrB: protein MEKLEKPLESWRDELTDEQFHICRLGGTERAFTGEYHDTKTPGIYHCVCCGTALFDSDAKYDSGSGWPSYFQPVNGEVVRELEDFSHGMHRIEVRCGKCDAHLGHVFPDGPRPTGLRYCINSASLKLVPKE, encoded by the coding sequence ATGGAAAAGCTGGAAAAGCCCCTGGAATCCTGGCGCGACGAACTCACCGACGAGCAGTTCCACATCTGCCGGCTGGGTGGCACCGAGCGTGCCTTCACCGGCGAATACCACGACACCAAGACGCCCGGCATCTACCACTGCGTTTGCTGCGGTACGGCGCTGTTCGACTCCGACGCCAAGTACGATTCGGGCAGCGGCTGGCCGAGCTACTTCCAGCCGGTGAACGGCGAGGTGGTGCGCGAGCTGGAGGACTTCAGCCATGGCATGCATCGCATCGAAGTGCGCTGCGGCAAGTGCGACGCGCACCTGGGCCATGTCTTCCCCGATGGCCCGCGGCCGACCGGGCTGCGTTACTGCATCAATTCGGCGTCCTTGAAACTGGTGCCGAAAGAGTGA
- a CDS encoding glutathione peroxidase, which produces MSDALLNIPVTTIKGEQKTLADFGGKALLVVNTASQCGFTPQYKGLESLWRQYKDKGLVVLGFPCNQFGKQEPGNEGEITQFCELNFGVSFPLFKKIDVNGADAHPLYVQLKKRAPGLLGSQGIKWNFTKFLIGKDGKVVKRFAPTTKPEQLSAEIEALL; this is translated from the coding sequence ATGAGCGACGCACTGCTGAACATTCCCGTGACCACCATCAAGGGCGAACAGAAGACCCTCGCCGATTTCGGCGGCAAGGCGCTGCTGGTGGTGAACACCGCCAGCCAGTGCGGCTTTACCCCGCAGTACAAGGGCCTGGAATCCCTGTGGCGACAGTACAAGGACAAGGGCCTGGTGGTGCTCGGCTTCCCCTGCAACCAGTTCGGCAAGCAGGAGCCGGGCAATGAAGGGGAGATTACCCAGTTCTGCGAGCTGAACTTCGGCGTCAGCTTCCCGCTGTTCAAGAAGATCGACGTCAACGGCGCCGACGCCCACCCGCTCTACGTGCAACTGAAGAAGCGCGCGCCGGGGCTGCTGGGCAGCCAGGGCATTAAGTGGAACTTCACCAAGTTCCTGATCGGCAAGGACGGCAAGGTGGTCAAGCGTTTTGCCCCGACCACCAAGCCCGAGCAACTGTCCGCCGAGATCGAAGCGCTGCTGTGA
- a CDS encoding MarR family transcriptional regulator, with amino-acid sequence MKDAVSLPVELQLDNQLCFRLYAVSRAVIRGYRPMLDALGLTYPQYLAMLVLWEWQAEPPEQPSVKALGERLMLDSGTLTPLLKRLEQLGLVERRRARHDEREVHLGLTLPGIALRDKVLPLREDLLCRSGLDLSVTDGLRHQLDSLLAQLMKLEG; translated from the coding sequence ATGAAAGACGCTGTATCCCTGCCGGTGGAGCTGCAGCTGGACAACCAGCTGTGCTTCCGCCTGTATGCCGTGTCCCGCGCGGTGATCCGCGGCTACCGGCCGATGCTCGACGCCCTCGGCCTGACCTACCCGCAGTACCTGGCCATGCTGGTGCTCTGGGAATGGCAGGCCGAACCGCCGGAGCAGCCGTCGGTGAAGGCGCTGGGAGAGCGGCTGATGCTCGATTCCGGCACCCTGACGCCATTGCTCAAGCGCCTGGAGCAACTGGGTCTGGTCGAGCGGCGCCGGGCCCGGCATGACGAGCGGGAAGTGCATCTCGGGCTGACCCTGCCGGGCATCGCCCTGCGCGACAAGGTACTGCCGCTGCGCGAGGACCTGTTGTGCCGCAGCGGCCTGGACCTGAGCGTCACCGACGGCCTGCGCCACCAACTGGATTCGCTGCTGGCGCAGCTGATGAAGCTGGAAGGCTGA